Proteins encoded by one window of Streptomyces sp. NBC_01571:
- a CDS encoding carbohydrate ABC transporter permease: protein MTTHAGTVTKTTPVTAQEKARTSLGSRLANGVSGGILRVFLLLVGLFWLVPTIGLLLSSLRRPADMSASGWWKVFSEPSQLTVDSYQKLLENSDITNSLLNTVLITVPATLLVVVIGSLAGYAFAWMEFPGRDWWFLGTVGLLVVPVQVALIPIAELFGKIGIFGTIFGVILFHVGFGLPFAVFLLRNFFAEIPRELLEAARLDGAGELRLFVRVVMPLGGPAIASLGIFQFLWVWNDMLVALVFSDSGSQPITVALQTQVRQFGNNIDVLAPGAFISMVIPLAVFFAFQRQFVSGVMAGAVK from the coding sequence ATGACCACACACGCCGGCACGGTCACCAAGACCACGCCCGTCACCGCCCAGGAGAAGGCCAGGACCTCGCTCGGCTCCCGCCTCGCGAACGGCGTCAGCGGCGGGATCCTACGCGTCTTCCTGCTGCTCGTCGGCCTGTTCTGGCTGGTGCCGACCATCGGGCTGCTGCTGTCCTCGCTGCGCAGGCCGGCGGACATGAGCGCGTCCGGCTGGTGGAAGGTGTTCAGCGAGCCCTCGCAGCTCACCGTGGACAGCTACCAGAAACTCCTGGAGAACAGCGACATCACCAACTCGCTGCTGAACACGGTGCTGATCACCGTGCCGGCGACCCTTCTGGTCGTGGTGATCGGCTCGCTCGCGGGCTACGCCTTCGCCTGGATGGAGTTCCCGGGCCGCGACTGGTGGTTCCTCGGCACGGTCGGCCTGCTGGTCGTCCCCGTGCAGGTGGCGCTGATCCCGATCGCCGAACTCTTCGGGAAGATCGGCATCTTCGGCACCATCTTCGGGGTGATCCTCTTCCACGTGGGCTTCGGCCTGCCCTTCGCGGTGTTCCTGCTGCGGAACTTCTTCGCGGAGATCCCGCGGGAGCTGCTGGAGGCGGCCCGGCTGGACGGCGCGGGTGAACTGCGCCTGTTCGTACGGGTCGTGATGCCGCTCGGCGGTCCCGCGATCGCCTCGCTGGGCATCTTCCAGTTCCTGTGGGTGTGGAACGACATGCTGGTCGCGCTGGTGTTCTCCGACTCGGGCAGTCAGCCGATCACGGTCGCCCTGCAGACCCAGGTACGCCAGTTCGGCAACAACATCGACGTGCTGGCACCGGGCGCCTTCATCTCGATGGTGATCCCGCTGGCCGTGTTCTTCGCGTTCCAGCGGCAGTTCGTGTCCGGCGTGATGGCGGGCGCGGTCAAGTAG
- a CDS encoding bifunctional glycosyltransferase family 2 protein/CDP-glycerol:glycerophosphate glycerophosphotransferase, which yields MPRFSVIVPAYKVQAYLHECLESVLEQSFPDLELIAVDDCSPDACGAVIDEFADRDARVRPVHLPRNVGLGHARNAGLEQATGDYLVFLDGDDTLAPGALHAIADRLKETGEPDVLVYDYARTYWSGEAVRNQFAAQLTEEGPAPFRLDDRPGLLKVLMVVWNKAYRREFVERAGFTFPPGYYEDTPWTYPVLTSAGTIATLDRVCVHYRQRRQGNILGTSSRKHFDIFAQYDRVFAHLDAHPELEHWRPVLFRRMVDHLSTVFTKRGRLPRGTRAEFLRAARAHYRRHRAPGAPVRLRTRVRHGLVRLGNHRTYRLLSLASRVHKRTLCRTKELLRRARGAALQFHYRVQLRLPLRADRAVFSSYWGRGHGCNPGALESAFRDLAPHIRTAWIAHPEHHHTVPPSTRRLRPGSAGYWTALARSKYLVNNVNFDRRLVKRRGQIMIQTQHGTPLKHMGLDLQDRPAAARGTDFAELLRSADKWDYCLSGNRHSTLVWERVFPAAFTTLEYGLPRNDVFHRATSADVTRLRESLGIPADTVAVLYAPTYRDYRRTQRLTLDLERVLRRLGPRFVVLTRAHHAYAGPLTAVPGGRIIDVSDHPSVESLCLASDALVTDYSSLMFDYAVLDRPIVIHADDWEAYEASRGTYFDVRAFPPGEVARSEDELIDIFAGGHWRGSRSAQLRATFRERFCPYEDGFAAERVVRHVVLGESGGLPRAVPLAERRPVPPAAQDHPVPSLATVPAPGSPVPVTETL from the coding sequence TTGCCCAGGTTCAGTGTCATCGTCCCCGCGTACAAGGTTCAGGCGTACCTGCACGAATGCCTCGAATCCGTGCTGGAGCAGTCCTTTCCCGACCTCGAACTGATCGCCGTCGACGACTGTTCGCCCGACGCCTGCGGCGCGGTCATCGACGAGTTCGCCGACCGTGACGCCCGCGTCCGTCCCGTGCACCTGCCGCGGAACGTGGGCCTGGGACACGCCCGCAACGCGGGGCTCGAACAGGCCACCGGCGACTACCTGGTCTTCCTGGACGGCGACGACACCCTCGCACCGGGCGCCCTGCACGCCATCGCCGACCGGCTGAAGGAGACCGGCGAACCGGACGTCCTGGTCTACGACTACGCGCGCACCTACTGGTCGGGCGAGGCGGTCCGCAACCAGTTCGCGGCGCAGCTCACCGAGGAGGGCCCGGCGCCGTTCCGGCTCGACGACCGGCCGGGGCTGCTCAAGGTCCTGATGGTGGTGTGGAACAAGGCGTACCGGCGGGAGTTCGTCGAACGGGCGGGCTTCACCTTCCCGCCCGGGTACTACGAGGACACGCCGTGGACGTACCCGGTGCTGACCTCCGCCGGGACGATCGCCACCCTCGACCGGGTCTGTGTGCACTACCGCCAGCGCCGCCAGGGCAACATCCTCGGCACCAGCAGCCGCAAGCACTTCGACATCTTCGCCCAGTACGACCGGGTCTTCGCGCACCTCGACGCGCACCCGGAACTGGAGCACTGGCGCCCGGTCCTGTTCCGCCGCATGGTCGACCACCTCTCGACGGTGTTCACCAAGCGGGGCCGGCTGCCGCGCGGCACCCGCGCCGAGTTCCTGCGCGCGGCCCGCGCCCACTACCGGCGCCACCGTGCGCCGGGCGCGCCGGTCCGCCTCCGTACCCGCGTCCGGCACGGTCTGGTCCGGCTCGGCAACCACCGCACGTACCGGCTGCTGTCGCTGGCCTCGCGCGTTCACAAGAGGACGCTGTGCCGCACCAAGGAACTGCTCCGCAGGGCGCGCGGCGCGGCGCTCCAGTTCCACTACCGGGTGCAGCTCCGCCTCCCGCTGCGCGCCGACCGCGCCGTCTTCTCCAGCTACTGGGGGCGCGGTCACGGCTGCAACCCCGGCGCCCTGGAGTCCGCGTTCCGCGATCTCGCGCCGCACATCCGCACCGCGTGGATCGCGCACCCCGAACACCACCACACGGTCCCGCCGTCGACGCGCCGGCTGCGGCCGGGGTCGGCCGGGTACTGGACGGCGCTGGCCCGCTCCAAGTACCTGGTCAACAACGTCAACTTCGACCGCAGGCTGGTCAAGCGGCGCGGCCAGATCATGATCCAGACCCAGCACGGGACCCCGCTCAAGCACATGGGCCTCGACCTGCAGGACCGCCCGGCCGCCGCCCGCGGCACGGACTTCGCCGAGCTGTTGCGCAGTGCCGACAAGTGGGACTACTGCCTGTCCGGCAACCGCCACTCCACCCTGGTGTGGGAGCGCGTCTTCCCCGCCGCCTTCACCACGCTGGAGTACGGTCTGCCCCGCAACGACGTGTTCCACCGGGCGACTTCGGCGGACGTCACACGGCTGCGCGAGTCCCTGGGCATCCCCGCGGACACCGTCGCGGTCCTCTACGCGCCGACGTACCGCGACTACCGGCGCACCCAGCGCCTCACCCTCGACCTGGAGCGCGTCCTGCGCCGCCTCGGCCCGCGTTTCGTCGTGCTGACCCGCGCCCACCACGCGTACGCGGGTCCGCTCACCGCCGTCCCCGGGGGCCGGATCATCGACGTCTCAGACCACCCGAGCGTCGAGTCCCTCTGTCTCGCCTCGGACGCGCTGGTCACCGACTACTCGTCCCTGATGTTCGACTACGCGGTCCTCGACCGGCCGATCGTGATCCACGCGGACGACTGGGAGGCGTACGAGGCCTCCCGCGGCACCTACTTCGACGTGCGCGCCTTCCCGCCGGGCGAGGTCGCGCGGAGCGAGGACGAACTGATCGACATCTTCGCGGGCGGACACTGGCGCGGCTCCCGCTCGGCGCAGCTGCGGGCCACGTTCCGCGAGCGCTTCTGCCCGTACGAGGACGGGTTCGCCGCCGAGCGGGTGGTGCGCCATGTCGTGCTGGGCGAGAGCGGCGGGCTGCCGCGGGCCGTCCCGCTCGCCGAGCGCCGCCCGGTGCCGCCGGCCGCCCAGGACCACCCCGTGCCGTCTCTCGCCACGGTGCCCGCGCCGGGTTCTCCCGTCCCCGTCACCGAGACCCTCTGA
- a CDS encoding CDP-glycerol glycerophosphotransferase family protein — translation MPRFSIIVPTHGVAGRLALALDSVLGQSFGDFELITVCDAPDSPAGEVVAGYAARDPRVVAVHSPPSDGLSAARNTGITAAAGTYLLFLDGDDVLVPGALGALDGGLREETDVLYFAHERVHWWEVETSTPPLPRTPEGVFAPDRAPRLTGVLLPAWSAAYRRAFLRERHLSFPQGHFTDLGWGGLVNVAAERMAVLRSVLVRHLLRRQGSRLNEPGEHQFHLLDQVDLVLGRAAGQGLSEERTRALFTDLFTAVLKSAAHPRRLPMSRRRAFFRRAGRLYRLHRPAGFRPPAGRIGVQHRLLAAGAYSAFRALRGANQRLPRLWGKVPRPRLLRTRTRYAAQLRRPLDENLAVYCAYWGRGYACNPAAIHAKARELAPHIRGVFLVEADAVDGLPAGVDHAVIGSARSWEVLARAKYLINNANFADGVVKRPGSVHLQTQHGTPLKKMGVDQSTYPVVAAATGSFAKLLTRVDRWDYNLSSNRHSTEMWERAFPGTYEALEYGYPRNDVYCTATAEDVARVRAELGVPEGRTALLYAPTHRDYSTGFESRLDLEAFCEEIGDSFVVLLRAHYFYDDGGRAGSGRIIDVTRHRSSEDVCLAADALITDYSSIMFDYANLDRPIVVYADDWEVYRDTRGVYFDLLEAPPGPVARTPEELARVFRDGSYADGSSRSLRAGFRERFCAFDDGQAAERVVRRVLLGQPPEAVPPVIPLAERLPAPAASTLVRS, via the coding sequence ATGCCCCGCTTCAGCATCATCGTCCCCACCCATGGAGTCGCCGGGCGGCTGGCCCTCGCACTGGACTCGGTCCTCGGCCAGTCCTTCGGCGACTTCGAGCTGATCACGGTCTGTGACGCGCCGGACTCGCCGGCGGGCGAGGTGGTCGCCGGGTACGCCGCGCGCGACCCCCGGGTCGTCGCGGTGCACTCACCGCCGTCGGACGGGCTGAGCGCGGCGCGCAACACCGGGATCACGGCGGCGGCCGGCACGTATCTGCTCTTCCTGGACGGTGACGACGTCCTGGTGCCGGGCGCGCTGGGGGCCCTGGACGGCGGGCTCCGCGAGGAGACCGACGTCCTGTACTTCGCGCACGAGCGGGTCCACTGGTGGGAGGTCGAGACCAGCACGCCCCCGCTCCCGCGGACACCCGAGGGGGTCTTCGCGCCCGACCGGGCACCGCGGCTGACCGGTGTGCTGCTGCCGGCCTGGAGCGCGGCCTACCGCCGGGCCTTCCTGCGCGAGCGTCATCTCTCCTTTCCCCAGGGCCACTTCACGGACCTGGGCTGGGGCGGTCTGGTGAACGTCGCCGCCGAGCGGATGGCGGTGCTGCGCTCGGTCCTCGTACGCCATCTGCTGCGCCGGCAGGGCAGCCGGCTGAACGAGCCGGGCGAGCACCAGTTCCACCTGCTCGACCAGGTCGACCTGGTGCTCGGGCGGGCCGCCGGACAGGGGCTGTCCGAGGAGCGGACGAGGGCGCTGTTCACCGACCTCTTCACGGCGGTGCTGAAGTCGGCGGCCCATCCCAGGCGGCTTCCGATGAGCCGGCGCCGGGCCTTCTTCCGCCGTGCGGGCAGGCTCTACCGACTTCACCGCCCGGCCGGGTTCCGCCCCCCGGCGGGCCGGATCGGGGTGCAGCACCGGCTGCTGGCGGCCGGTGCCTACAGCGCCTTCCGTGCGCTGCGCGGTGCCAACCAGCGGCTGCCGAGGCTCTGGGGAAAGGTGCCGCGCCCCCGGCTGCTGCGCACCCGCACGCGGTACGCCGCGCAGCTGCGCCGCCCGCTGGACGAGAACCTCGCCGTGTACTGCGCCTACTGGGGCCGCGGCTACGCCTGCAATCCGGCCGCTATCCACGCCAAGGCCCGTGAACTCGCCCCGCACATCCGGGGGGTGTTCCTGGTCGAGGCGGACGCGGTGGACGGGCTGCCGGCGGGCGTGGACCACGCGGTGATCGGCAGCGCCCGCTCCTGGGAGGTGCTGGCGCGCGCCAAGTACCTGATCAACAACGCCAATTTCGCGGACGGCGTCGTCAAGCGCCCCGGCAGTGTGCATCTGCAGACCCAGCACGGCACCCCGCTGAAGAAGATGGGCGTCGACCAGTCGACGTACCCGGTGGTGGCCGCGGCGACCGGCAGCTTCGCCAAGCTGCTGACCCGGGTGGACCGCTGGGACTACAACCTGTCCTCCAACCGGCACTCCACGGAGATGTGGGAGCGGGCGTTCCCGGGCACGTACGAGGCCCTGGAGTACGGCTATCCGCGCAACGACGTCTATTGCACGGCGACCGCCGAGGACGTGGCCCGGGTACGCGCGGAGCTGGGCGTGCCCGAGGGCAGGACCGCCCTCCTGTACGCGCCGACGCACCGGGACTACAGCACGGGATTCGAGTCCCGGCTGGACCTGGAGGCGTTCTGCGAGGAGATCGGCGACTCCTTCGTCGTGCTGCTGCGCGCCCACTACTTCTACGACGACGGCGGCCGCGCGGGCAGCGGCCGGATCATCGACGTGACCCGGCACCGCTCCTCGGAGGACGTCTGTCTGGCCGCCGACGCGCTGATCACGGACTACTCGTCGATCATGTTCGACTACGCCAACCTCGACCGTCCGATCGTCGTGTACGCGGACGACTGGGAGGTGTACCGGGACACGCGGGGCGTCTATTTCGACCTGCTCGAGGCGCCGCCGGGGCCGGTGGCCCGTACCCCCGAGGAGCTCGCACGGGTGTTCCGCGACGGCTCCTACGCGGACGGCTCCTCGCGGTCCCTGCGGGCCGGCTTCCGGGAGCGGTTCTGCGCGTTCGACGACGGGCAGGCCGCCGAACGGGTCGTCCGCAGAGTGCTGCTGGGCCAGCCGCCCGAGGCGGTCCCCCCGGTGATCCCGCTCGCCGAGCGCCTGCCGGCTCCCGCCGCGTCCACCCTCGTAAGGAGCTGA
- a CDS encoding bifunctional glycosyltransferase/CDP-glycerol:glycerophosphate glycerophosphotransferase: MPRFSIIVPVFKVQGFLRECLDSVLEQSYTDLEVIAVDDCSPDGCGAILDEYAARDPRVRVLHLPRNVGLGRARNAGIPYAGGEFLFFLDSDDTLTPGALRAIADRLDEIAGTDGPEGPDVLVFDYARTYWWGGTRRNVLAHLLSEAGDGTFRAAEHPEILELLMVVWNKVYRREFVEREGFTFPPGYYEDTPWTFPVMLSAERIATLDRICLNYRQRRQGNILSTTSRKHFDIHDQYERVFAFVDSRPELARWRPYLHRKMGEHCLDILAKPDRLPASDKGEFFERTAALFRRHRSGPVPPELRVLLGGYARYRAGRQAARAGGELARRGQQARSAAVTRIKRGWSAAHGLRPLDPGLAVYSAFSHRGVLGDPGAVYRAARELAPHIRGVWVVRADQVALLPPGVEHVTPDSLDYRRVTARATYFVNNVNWPGSLVKREGSVHIHTHQGTPLKYMGADLLGKPGARYGFDVPQMLRRADRWDYSLVANRHSELVWDRAYPCHFTSLRTGSPRNDLLVRARPGDGLPVRARLGIPAGHRVVLYAPTRRDYVRGGHVERVDLARFADDLGEGHTLVVRLHPSLADGPARGAGLSELHRRGVVVDATDEPHVEELMLASDVLVTDYSALLFDYANLDRPIVVHADDWGAYAASRGAYFDITADAPGHVTRSYRELARLFASGAWRDAESARLRAGFRARFCSFDDGRAAERVVRTLMLGEHVEGAAPSVQVPAQAEHDVLTSS; encoded by the coding sequence GTGCCCCGCTTCAGCATCATCGTCCCCGTCTTCAAGGTGCAGGGGTTTCTGCGCGAGTGCCTCGACTCGGTCCTGGAGCAGTCGTACACGGATCTCGAGGTCATCGCCGTCGACGACTGCTCGCCGGACGGCTGCGGCGCGATCCTCGACGAGTACGCGGCCCGCGACCCGCGCGTGCGGGTGCTGCACCTGCCGCGGAACGTGGGCCTCGGTCGGGCCCGCAACGCCGGAATCCCGTACGCCGGCGGGGAGTTCCTCTTCTTCCTGGACAGCGACGACACGCTCACGCCGGGCGCCCTGCGCGCCATCGCCGACCGCCTCGACGAGATCGCCGGCACCGACGGCCCCGAAGGCCCCGATGTGCTCGTGTTCGACTACGCGCGCACCTACTGGTGGGGCGGGACCCGCCGCAACGTCCTCGCCCATCTGCTGTCCGAGGCGGGCGACGGCACCTTCCGGGCCGCCGAGCACCCGGAGATCCTCGAACTGCTGATGGTGGTGTGGAACAAGGTCTACCGCCGCGAGTTCGTCGAGCGGGAGGGCTTCACCTTCCCGCCCGGCTACTACGAGGACACGCCCTGGACCTTCCCGGTCATGCTCAGCGCCGAGCGGATCGCCACGCTCGACCGGATCTGTCTGAACTACCGGCAGCGGCGCCAGGGCAACATCCTGTCCACCACCAGCCGCAAGCACTTCGACATCCACGACCAGTACGAGCGGGTCTTCGCGTTCGTGGACTCCCGCCCGGAGCTGGCGCGCTGGCGCCCGTATCTGCACCGCAAGATGGGCGAGCACTGTCTCGACATCCTCGCCAAGCCGGACCGGCTGCCCGCCTCCGACAAGGGCGAGTTCTTCGAGCGGACGGCCGCGCTCTTCCGCCGGCACCGCAGCGGCCCCGTGCCGCCCGAACTGCGTGTCCTGCTGGGCGGTTACGCGCGTTACCGGGCCGGGCGGCAGGCGGCCCGGGCCGGCGGGGAGCTGGCCCGGCGCGGGCAGCAGGCGCGCTCGGCCGCGGTCACCCGGATCAAGCGCGGCTGGTCCGCGGCGCACGGACTGCGGCCGCTGGACCCCGGCCTGGCGGTGTACTCGGCGTTCTCGCACCGCGGGGTGCTCGGCGACCCGGGTGCCGTCTACCGCGCGGCCCGTGAACTCGCGCCGCACATCCGGGGGGTGTGGGTGGTGCGCGCGGACCAGGTGGCGCTGCTGCCGCCCGGTGTCGAGCACGTCACCCCGGACTCGCTCGACTACCGGCGGGTGACCGCGCGGGCGACGTACTTCGTCAACAACGTCAACTGGCCCGGCTCCCTGGTCAAGCGCGAGGGCAGCGTCCACATCCACACCCACCAGGGCACACCGCTGAAGTACATGGGCGCGGACCTGCTGGGCAAACCCGGTGCCCGGTACGGCTTCGACGTGCCGCAGATGCTGCGGCGCGCGGACCGCTGGGACTACAGCCTGGTCGCCAACCGCCACTCCGAGCTGGTCTGGGACCGCGCCTACCCCTGCCACTTCACCTCGCTGCGCACCGGCAGCCCCCGCAACGACCTCCTCGTGCGGGCGCGGCCCGGGGACGGACTGCCGGTCCGGGCGCGTCTGGGCATCCCGGCCGGCCACCGGGTGGTGCTGTACGCGCCGACGCGCCGCGACTACGTCCGGGGCGGCCACGTCGAGCGTGTCGATCTCGCCCGGTTCGCCGACGACCTCGGCGAGGGCCACACCCTCGTCGTACGTCTGCATCCCTCGCTGGCGGACGGTCCGGCGCGCGGGGCGGGTCTGTCCGAGCTGCACCGGCGCGGGGTCGTGGTCGACGCGACGGACGAGCCGCACGTCGAGGAGCTGATGCTCGCCTCCGACGTGCTGGTCACGGACTACTCGGCCCTTCTGTTCGACTACGCCAACCTGGACCGGCCGATCGTGGTGCACGCCGACGACTGGGGCGCGTACGCGGCGAGCCGGGGCGCGTACTTCGACATCACGGCCGACGCACCGGGTCATGTGACCCGCTCCTACCGGGAGCTCGCGCGGTTGTTCGCGTCCGGGGCGTGGCGGGACGCGGAGTCGGCGCGGCTGCGCGCCGGGTTCCGGGCGCGGTTCTGCTCGTTCGACGACGGGCGGGCCGCCGAGCGGGTGGTGCGGACGCTGATGCTCGGTGAGCACGTCGAGGGAGCGGCGCCCTCCGTCCAGGTGCCCGCGCAGGCGGAGCACGACGTCCTCACCTCGTCGTGA